In Janthinobacterium sp. 67, a genomic segment contains:
- a CDS encoding Arm DNA-binding domain-containing protein, translating into MGRDGRGVKAASESSIEITFMYRGTRCRERIALKPTSANLKRAENHRAAILHAIATNSFDYTATFPQSSNAAKFADQVGDVQTIEAFLDKWLDRQKKHLKASTYNGYRKIVVGQLIPWFGTIMLSALRKKDVRAKLEPMNATNKTMANIQSVLRKALDDAIEDELIEVNPLARWCYSKVEAPQSKDDIDPFTKEEQAAILTQATGQGRNLLQFAFWSGLRTSELVALDWADVDFVRGVVMVTRALTQHSKAAESTKTNAGRREIKLLERAMHALQEQKAFTWAKGEEVFQNPRLERRWEGDQPIRKTLWTGILQSAGVRYRNPYQTRHTYASMMLSAGEHPMWVAKQMGHADWTMIARVYGRWMPDADQSAGSKAESVFGI; encoded by the coding sequence ATGGGTAGAGACGGGCGAGGTGTTAAAGCTGCATCGGAAAGCAGCATCGAAATCACCTTCATGTATCGCGGCACCAGGTGCCGGGAAAGGATCGCGCTCAAGCCCACCTCCGCTAACCTGAAACGGGCCGAGAACCATCGGGCGGCGATCCTTCATGCGATCGCCACCAACAGCTTTGACTACACGGCCACCTTTCCGCAGTCGTCCAATGCAGCCAAGTTTGCCGACCAGGTCGGCGACGTGCAGACCATCGAGGCGTTTCTGGATAAGTGGCTGGACAGGCAGAAAAAGCACCTTAAGGCCAGCACGTACAACGGCTATCGCAAGATAGTCGTTGGCCAGCTGATCCCCTGGTTCGGCACCATCATGCTGTCGGCACTGCGCAAGAAGGATGTACGGGCGAAGCTGGAACCCATGAACGCGACCAACAAGACCATGGCCAACATCCAGAGCGTGCTGCGCAAGGCGCTGGACGACGCGATAGAGGACGAGCTGATCGAGGTCAACCCGCTGGCGCGCTGGTGCTATTCCAAAGTGGAGGCGCCGCAATCGAAGGACGATATTGACCCATTCACGAAGGAAGAGCAGGCGGCGATTCTCACGCAAGCAACCGGCCAGGGGCGTAACCTGCTGCAGTTTGCCTTCTGGAGCGGCCTACGCACGTCCGAGCTGGTAGCCCTCGATTGGGCAGACGTCGACTTCGTGCGTGGCGTCGTGATGGTGACGCGCGCCCTCACCCAGCATTCCAAGGCGGCCGAGAGCACCAAGACCAACGCCGGCCGCCGCGAGATCAAGCTGCTGGAGCGCGCCATGCATGCGCTGCAGGAACAAAAAGCATTCACTTGGGCAAAGGGGGAGGAAGTATTTCAAAATCCTCGCCTGGAGCGGCGCTGGGAAGGTGATCAGCCGATCCGCAAAACGTTATGGACCGGCATCCTGCAAAGCGCTGGCGTGCGCTATCGAAACCCTTATCAAACGCGGCACACCTATGCCAGCATGATGTTGTCGGCCGGTGAGCACCCGATGTGGGTGGCAAAGCAAATGGGGCATGCAGACTGGACAATGATTGCCCGGGTTTACGGACGGTGGATGCCGGATGCAGATCAAAGTGCCGGGTCAAAAGCAGAGAGTGTTTTTGGCATTTAA